Proteins encoded within one genomic window of Pygocentrus nattereri isolate fPygNat1 chromosome 9, fPygNat1.pri, whole genome shotgun sequence:
- the c9h1orf127 gene encoding uncharacterized protein C1orf127 homolog, whose protein sequence is MAAMNLTHLWIFILYFVLPTSGRVLRVHKRDWIDSPPAAVAEGDVECFSEYMELWIHRMKIEGLRLWLSTILRIQVTLMSLGSLNHQLSACGFSLHKDPDRNYIFRVMYSGCFVQLEHGHYVIVLNLMKRISRFGGRMQNYVMKCPEMAAPPNREHIQCDPDFIQVTRQIPLDSWNNELTWSLALRGSLVVALEDASLIQVNVDIQKPYITVQGRRNAVLSPVQVLQAEGQFLPLKLVSGHYAYSMEATCPNVIQYSSEDTVLHIYKRRMGLTKRGGYDNETLTVSSVSVNQTDMFTWSDTRSFVQLIVPTTLIQKTKNCTDKEDANLQQSFFRIDIVLTFKETNNKMLWTMENTSPCSGSDVPSVEINSHSSGILNPAKTENTASNLTSPYSDATTGPLLSTEASSMDLQTSFQAREEGFSSTLKSSKAFPATKVPRVSSVSPQSSRSPETNTIEVQNSTNSLLAHPGKLMKQITTSTPYQNTDVVESFVPIESTYVTNEANTDATSTLRLASSSSPSERSVDLAHAGEATSDGPSNSTAGNRTSTSTQEY, encoded by the exons ATGGCTGCCATGAACCTGACGCACCTCTGGATTTTCATACT GTATTTTGTTTTGCCTACAAGTGGCCGTGTTTTACGGGTTCATAAGCGAGACTGGATTGACAGCCCACCTGCAGCTGTTGCTG AGGGAGACGTGGAATGCTTCTCTGAATACATGGAACTATGGATCCACAGGATGAAAATCGAGGGGTTGAGGCTATGGCTTTCGACAATTTTGCGGATTCAAG TCACTCTTATGTCCCTGGGCAGCCTAAACCATCAGCTGTCTGCTTGTGGGTTTAGCCTCCATAAAGATCCTGACAGAAACTACATCTTCAGAGTCATGTACAGCGGATGCTTTGTACAGTTAGAG CATGGCCATTATGTGATTGTGCTGAATTTGATGAAGAGAATAAGCCGTTTTGGTGGCAGGATGCAGAATTATGTAATGAAATGTCCTGAGATGGCAGCACCACCCAACAGAGAACATATTCAGTGTGACCCTGATTTCATACAG GTTACCAGACAGATCCCACTGGACAGCTGGAACAATGAG CTCACTTGGTCTCTCGCTTTGAGAGGAAGCCTGGTGGTGGCGCTGGAAGACGCTAGTCTCATTCAAGTCAATGTTGACATTCAGAAGCCATACATTACTGTTCAAGGCAGGAGGAATGCAGTTCTCAGTCCTGTACAG GTACTACAGGCGGAGGGACAGTTTTTACCTCTGAAGCTGGTGAGTGGACATTATGCCTATAGCATGGAGGCTACTTGCCCAAATG TGATTCAGTACTCGTCTGAGGACACAGTACTACACATATACAAACGCCGCATGGGTCTGACCAAGAGAGGAGGCTATGACAACGAGACCCTGACAGTCAGCAGCGTGTCTGTCAACCAGACGGATATGTTCACCTGGTCTGATACCCGCAGCTTCGTGCAGCTTATTGTGCCCACCACCCTTATTCAAAAAACAAAG AACTGCACTGATAAAGAGGATGCAAATCTCCAACAGTCTTTTTTCAGAATAGACATTGTGCTCACTTTTAAGGAGACAAATAACAAAATGCTCTGGACTATGGAGAACACATCACCCTGCTCAG GCTCTGACGTTCCATCAGTGGAGATAAACTCTCATTCTTCAGGAATACTTAACCCGGCTAAGACAGAAAACACTGCCTCAAACCTCACAAGTCCTTACTCAGACGCCACAACTGGACCACTGCTCTCCACTGAGGCTTCCAGCATGGATCTCCAGACATCATTTCAGGCAAGAGAAGAAGGATTTAGCAGCACATTAAAATCCAGCAAGGCTTTTCCAGCTACTAAGGTCCCCAGAGTGTCATCAGTGTCTCCACAGAGCTCCAGGTCACCAGAAACCAACACAATTGAAGTGCAAAACAGTACCAACTCCCTGTTAGCACACCCAGGTAAGCTAATGAAGCAGATAACCACTAGCACTCCGTATCAAAACACGGATGTTGTTGAGAGTTTTGTTCCAATAGAGTCCACATATGTTACCAATGAAGCAAACACGGATGCAACATCAACACTAAGATTAGCCAgttcttcctctccctctgaGCGATCTGTGGACTTGGCTCATGCTGGAGAAGCCACATCAGACGGTCCATCCAACTCTACTGCAGGCAACAGAACAAGTACAAGCACGCAGGAGTATTAA